The DNA sequence AAAGTGATTCAGTCCAAAGCAAGACAATGGCAACCTTACAAGGAGCGCGTATTGTTTCATCAATTTACTAGATGGTGAATTTCGGTTACTCAACAGACGTGATATTTTCTTTTTTAAATGAACTATTAATATCTCCTTATAGAATCAGTTAGTTTTAATAGTTCTAAGGTTTTCAAAAAGAATAGACCGAAAAGTTATAATAGTATATAATCTATTTATAAAGAAAAAATAATAGTAAAGAATGTATAATTATTCACCATATACATGATATACTGTTACAAAAAGGGGAATATAAAATGAAAAAGTTTGCTTTATCCACATGGTTCTATTTTCTAGTTCCATCGATTCTCGGAATTCTTTTGTTCATGATACCTATGAAATATGCAGGGGAATGGAAAATACCTATTGCCATATTTGCAGACTTATTATCAGAAACGATTGCTCCGGTTATGCCATGGGTCGCTACAATTACTCTAATTATCGCAGCACTCGGTTCGATTGTATTTTTGACTATTCGAGGTGACAAGGTAAAGTCACCCTTTATAACAAATTTATTCAAAGTATCGCTCTTTTGGACAATTGTCCGGATTATAGGTGCTATTTTAGCTTTACTTACCGTACTTCAAGTTGGTCCGGAAGCTATTTGGAGTGAAAATACGGGTGCACTTCTGCTAAGTGAAACCGGTCTTGTTACATTCCTGTTTACAATCTTTTTGTTCGCTGGAATTCTCTTACCACTTCTACTTAACTTTGGTTTACTTGAGTTTTTTGGAACAATGATGGTGAAAATAATGCGCCCTCTATTTAAAATACCAGGTCGTTCTTCCATCGATGCACTGACATCATGGATTGGCGATGGAACAATTGGTGTTTTGCTAACAAGTAAACAGTATGAAGAAGGTTTTTATACGAAGAAAGAAGCAGCCATTATCGGAACGACCTTCTCCGTTGTGTCGATTACCTTTTCTATCATCATCATCGAAGAAGTTGGACTCGGTGCTTATTTCTTACCATTTTATGGTACGGTTGTTTTAACTGGTCTGATTCTCGCGTTTATTATGCCGCGGATTTATCCTCTTTCAAAAAAGAAAGACGAATACATAGACGGTAGACCATTTACAGGCGATGAAGAAAAATTACCAGAAGGATACAGTGTTTTTTCACAC is a window from the Sporosarcina sp. ANT_H38 genome containing:
- a CDS encoding YjiH family protein; this encodes MKKFALSTWFYFLVPSILGILLFMIPMKYAGEWKIPIAIFADLLSETIAPVMPWVATITLIIAALGSIVFLTIRGDKVKSPFITNLFKVSLFWTIVRIIGAILALLTVLQVGPEAIWSENTGALLLSETGLVTFLFTIFLFAGILLPLLLNFGLLEFFGTMMVKIMRPLFKIPGRSSIDALTSWIGDGTIGVLLTSKQYEEGFYTKKEAAIIGTTFSVVSITFSIIIIEEVGLGAYFLPFYGTVVLTGLILAFIMPRIYPLSKKKDEYIDGRPFTGDEEKLPEGYSVFSHGLENALTKADNNRSIVKTISEGLKNVLDMWIGVIPVVMAFGTIALILAEYTSVFTILGKPFVPILSILGIPEAAEAAQLMVVGFTDMFLPVILANGLITSELTLFVVATVSVTQLIFMAEVGGLLLGSKIPVNFFELVVIFLLRTLISLPIIAGVAHLLF